The following coding sequences lie in one Deltaproteobacteria bacterium genomic window:
- a CDS encoding FHA domain-containing protein: MADPHDDDDDDDVPLRARAVPEVEVDVDALAADLQTAASRTPAYDDIDLGGARDDELDGGDDLEDLEAEFEELDELLEAVEPSEASEPPEEATQPRRLYLAVDGRLHVVSTERFVIGRVSSQCDLTIVDANISRQHCAIERRDGLFFVVDLGSTNGIIVDGMRVDDHPIADGEVLVLSGHRIVCSFEPPELEAVAAPQPMATPVAVRPAVTARLSPVSPATPEAFVATPTAARAPTPVSIPAATPMGFEQRVEQQLAAMAAQLAALTFAVQRLVEQGESLKGVEALAQVIQRRFEQSKRG; the protein is encoded by the coding sequence GTGGCCGATCCCCACGACGACGACGATGACGACGACGTTCCCCTGCGTGCCCGCGCGGTGCCGGAGGTCGAGGTCGACGTCGACGCACTCGCGGCCGACCTGCAGACAGCGGCGTCACGGACGCCGGCGTACGACGACATCGACCTCGGCGGCGCCCGCGACGACGAACTCGACGGCGGCGATGACCTCGAGGACCTCGAGGCAGAGTTCGAGGAGCTCGATGAGCTGCTCGAGGCCGTCGAGCCCTCCGAGGCCTCCGAGCCGCCCGAGGAGGCCACGCAGCCACGTCGGCTCTACCTCGCCGTCGACGGTCGCCTGCACGTGGTGTCGACCGAGCGCTTCGTGATCGGCCGGGTCTCGAGCCAGTGCGACCTGACCATCGTCGACGCCAACATCTCGCGCCAGCACTGCGCGATCGAGCGCCGCGACGGCCTGTTCTTCGTGGTCGATCTGGGCAGCACCAACGGCATCATCGTGGACGGCATGCGCGTCGACGATCACCCGATCGCCGACGGTGAGGTGCTGGTGCTGTCGGGGCACCGAATCGTCTGCAGCTTCGAGCCGCCCGAGCTCGAGGCCGTCGCAGCGCCGCAGCCGATGGCAACGCCGGTTGCCGTGCGTCCGGCAGTGACCGCCCGCCTGTCACCGGTGTCGCCGGCGACCCCCGAGGCCTTCGTGGCGACGCCCACCGCCGCCCGCGCGCCGACGCCCGTGTCGATCCCCGCGGCCACACCCATGGGCTTCGAGCAACGCGTGGAGCAGCAACTCGCCGCGATGGCCGCCCAGCTCGCCGCGCTCACCTTCGCGGTGCAGCGCCTCGTCGAGCAGGGTGAGTCGCTCAAGGGCGTCGAGGCGCTCGCGCAGGTGATCCAGCGCCGCTTCGAGCAGAGCAAGCGCGGCTAG
- a CDS encoding GNAT family N-acetyltransferase: MIEVRAIDRSQEHAGVAAIDTAFETSTIYELAIESTRLVLREMALATPHVKRYPIAEVFEPWSSWEHGFVACDGETICGFAAVEYVPWHRRLVLWHLYVDRARRREGIGRALLEHVEAHGRACGATRVWLETSTVNVPGIVAYARLGYTLCGVDAHYYENTPVAHEAAVYLSKPL; the protein is encoded by the coding sequence ATGATCGAGGTTCGCGCGATCGATCGTTCCCAGGAGCACGCCGGCGTCGCGGCGATCGACACCGCATTCGAGACCTCGACCATCTACGAGCTCGCGATCGAGTCGACGCGGCTGGTCCTGCGCGAGATGGCGCTGGCGACACCGCACGTCAAACGCTACCCCATCGCAGAGGTGTTCGAGCCGTGGTCGTCGTGGGAGCACGGCTTCGTGGCGTGCGACGGCGAGACCATCTGTGGCTTTGCGGCGGTCGAGTACGTACCGTGGCACCGACGACTCGTGCTCTGGCACCTGTATGTCGATCGTGCGCGCCGACGCGAGGGCATCGGCCGCGCGCTGCTCGAGCACGTCGAAGCCCATGGCCGCGCCTGCGGCGCGACACGGGTGTGGCTCGAGACCAGCACCGTCAACGTGCCTGGCATCGTCGCCTACGCGCGCCTGGGCTACACGCTGTGCGGCGTCGATGCCCACTACTACGAGAACACCCCCGTCGCCCACGAAGCAGCGGTCTACCTCAGCAAGCCGCTGTAG